One window from the genome of Paenibacillus azoreducens encodes:
- a CDS encoding formate/nitrite transporter family protein, producing the protein MSSFYTPQQIRDIAVETGEKKAKSSLSTVLVLGFLAGAFIALGFLLDIRVIGTAPKEWGSAAGFLGAAVFPVGLILTILAGGELLTGNMMTLPMAWFARKIGFGSVLKNWVLVTIANFIGSVFVAYFFGHVVGLTEGAFLAKTSAIANAKIQDSFVQAFVSGIGCNWLVCLAVWLGYGAKDFAGKIAGIWFPVMAFVAIGFQHVVANMFVIPAAIFAGEMTWAEYFPNFAAVFLGNMIGGSIFVAGAYFISYRQPAGASALSKPQESQKSA; encoded by the coding sequence CCCTTTCCACCGTTCTGGTTTTGGGATTTTTGGCCGGAGCGTTTATTGCTTTGGGTTTTTTGCTTGATATCCGCGTGATCGGTACGGCGCCGAAGGAGTGGGGGTCTGCTGCCGGATTTCTCGGGGCGGCGGTGTTTCCTGTTGGGCTGATCCTGACGATCCTTGCAGGCGGAGAGCTGTTGACGGGCAATATGATGACGCTTCCAATGGCATGGTTCGCGCGTAAAATCGGATTTGGTTCCGTGCTGAAAAACTGGGTGCTGGTTACGATTGCGAATTTTATCGGCTCCGTATTTGTCGCCTATTTTTTCGGTCATGTCGTAGGGCTTACTGAAGGAGCCTTCCTGGCCAAAACGTCAGCAATTGCAAACGCCAAAATCCAGGATTCGTTTGTGCAGGCATTCGTATCCGGCATCGGCTGCAACTGGCTGGTATGCCTTGCCGTATGGCTTGGGTATGGGGCGAAAGACTTTGCCGGTAAAATCGCCGGCATTTGGTTCCCGGTTATGGCTTTCGTTGCCATCGGCTTCCAGCACGTTGTTGCCAATATGTTCGTAATTCCCGCCGCTATTTTTGCCGGGGAAATGACCTGGGCAGAGTACTTCCCGAATTTCGCGGCCGTATTCCTGGGCAACATGATCGGGGGTTCGATCTTCGTGGCCGGCGCATATTTTATTTCTTACCGGCAGCCTGCCGGCGCCTCGGCTCTCTCCAAACCGCAGGAAAGTCAGAAATCCGCATAA
- a CDS encoding LysR family transcriptional regulator translates to MITDTLKVFVTVAEQRNFSQAAKLLNLSQPGVSLHIRNLENELGSKLMHRSPKLVKLTEAGEILFRKAQQILALYDEAKADIHMLRDEVTGSLYMGASFTIGEYILPRVLAEYAHQYPLVDVQVHISNTDNILHDIRAGRFHIGLVEGKVDAKDLKVTAFMKDEMVLISAPDHPLAAEKSVDINRLQDQVWVMRETGSGTRAYSDKLIQDGNLSVKRSFVFNSSQGVKEAVACGLGIALLSRWVVRKELESGELRELSIRGMKISRDLSLLQSKDEPAVMAVLKFIQTLKLDARSLYADF, encoded by the coding sequence ATGATTACCGATACGTTAAAAGTGTTTGTGACGGTGGCTGAGCAGAGGAACTTCTCGCAGGCTGCCAAACTGCTGAACTTGTCCCAGCCGGGCGTAAGCCTTCACATCCGCAATCTGGAAAATGAGCTCGGGTCCAAGCTGATGCACCGCTCTCCGAAGCTTGTGAAATTAACCGAAGCCGGGGAAATATTATTCCGCAAAGCCCAGCAGATTTTGGCATTATACGATGAAGCGAAAGCGGACATTCATATGCTGCGGGATGAAGTTACCGGCTCCTTGTATATGGGAGCGAGCTTTACAATCGGGGAGTATATTTTGCCGCGAGTGCTCGCGGAGTATGCCCATCAGTATCCGCTTGTGGATGTCCAGGTTCATATCAGCAACACGGACAATATTTTGCATGATATCCGCGCCGGGCGGTTCCACATCGGTCTGGTTGAAGGTAAAGTCGATGCCAAAGACCTTAAGGTAACGGCTTTTATGAAAGATGAAATGGTTCTCATTTCGGCTCCGGATCATCCTCTGGCCGCTGAAAAAAGCGTTGATATAAACCGGCTTCAAGATCAAGTGTGGGTCATGAGGGAAACGGGTTCCGGCACGCGCGCTTACAGCGACAAGCTTATCCAGGATGGGAACCTGTCCGTCAAGCGCAGCTTCGTGTTTAACAGCAGTCAGGGCGTGAAAGAAGCCGTTGCCTGCGGTCTTGGCATCGCTTTGCTGTCACGCTGGGTAGTTCGCAAAGAGCTCGAAAGCGGCGAGCTTCGCGAACTGTCGATCCGGGGGATGAAGATCAGCCGGGATCTTTCCTTGCTGCAAAGCAAGGATGAGCCGGCTGTCATGGCAGTGCTGAAATTCATCCAGACCTTGAAGTTGGACGCCCGGTCGCTTTATGCGGATTTCTGA
- a CDS encoding helix-turn-helix transcriptional regulator: protein MARIQADLTQQQLADKTGVARQTISLIEKGAYNPSLKLCLDICYALNRTLDDLFWVDLGGNGGGAR, encoded by the coding sequence ATGGCTCGCATCCAAGCGGATTTAACCCAGCAGCAGCTGGCAGACAAAACGGGAGTCGCCCGCCAAACGATCAGCCTGATTGAAAAAGGCGCCTACAATCCATCATTAAAATTATGTTTGGATATATGTTATGCCCTGAACCGGACGCTCGATGACCTGTTTTGGGTAGACTTGGGAGGGAATGGAGGAGGGGCACGATGA
- a CDS encoding YeiH family protein gives MISQESSVPRRTKKAKTFILGIGLTLILSLLAKGLSLLPFLSIMGQLVLAIILGMIYRASFGVPGSIMPGVAFSNKKLLRFGIILLGMRLNLVDIAHAGPKVVLIAAVHITVTIFIVYGLARLLKVDRPLALMTACGTAICGAAAVVAIAPLIKAKDQETVVSAATVAILGTLFTLIYVGLYPFLGLTPEGYGAFAGSTLHEVAHAIAAAAPGGKEAEDMAVIVKLTRVALLVPVSLCVGYWASRSQGEKTQKSKIQIPWFVLGFLLMSGLNSLNIIPHAVTAQIINLAYILIAMAMAGLGLNVDFAFFRRNGVKPFAAGLMGSVVLAVIGFTLVHVLGFA, from the coding sequence ATGATTTCGCAGGAGTCCTCGGTTCCTCGCAGAACAAAGAAAGCTAAAACATTTATTTTGGGAATTGGGCTGACACTGATTTTGTCCCTGCTCGCCAAGGGATTGTCGCTGCTTCCGTTTCTTAGCATTATGGGGCAGTTGGTCCTGGCCATTATTCTGGGCATGATTTATAGGGCATCGTTCGGAGTGCCGGGTTCCATTATGCCTGGAGTGGCGTTTTCAAATAAAAAATTGCTCCGTTTCGGCATTATTTTGCTCGGGATGCGGCTGAATTTGGTGGATATCGCCCATGCCGGACCGAAGGTTGTTTTAATAGCAGCGGTTCATATTACGGTGACCATTTTTATTGTGTATGGCCTGGCCAGGCTGCTGAAAGTGGATCGGCCGCTCGCGCTTATGACGGCATGCGGAACCGCGATTTGCGGTGCGGCGGCGGTTGTTGCGATTGCGCCGCTTATTAAGGCCAAGGACCAGGAAACCGTGGTCAGCGCAGCCACGGTAGCTATTCTGGGGACGCTGTTTACGCTGATTTACGTGGGACTGTATCCGTTCCTTGGCCTGACGCCTGAGGGATACGGGGCGTTTGCGGGAAGCACGCTGCATGAGGTGGCGCATGCGATCGCGGCGGCTGCTCCCGGCGGCAAGGAAGCGGAGGATATGGCGGTGATCGTCAAGCTGACGCGGGTAGCGCTTCTGGTTCCCGTTTCGCTATGCGTGGGGTACTGGGCAAGCCGCAGCCAAGGGGAAAAAACGCAAAAAAGCAAAATCCAAATTCCATGGTTTGTGCTTGGCTTTTTGCTGATGAGCGGCCTGAATTCCCTTAATATTATTCCTCATGCCGTTACCGCACAAATTATCAATCTGGCATATATACTGATTGCTATGGCAATGGCGGGCCTTGGCCTCAATGTTGATTTTGCTTTCTTCCGCCGAAATGGCGTAAAGCCTTTTGCAGCCGGACTGATGGGTTCGGTCGTGCTGGCGGTTATTGGGTTCACGCTGGTGCATGTGCTTGGCTTTGCGTAA
- a CDS encoding sensor histidine kinase: protein MKWAAKKVILMLLMIVCMALCFPFTGRAAPDEPRRLDAGWEIKWRYTDPLDMEKNNEGWKRIISLQNLPSRENGAKEIWYRIVVPRLESGASALLLKKVYGQHILIYLDEDKIYDQNRSYLYNRSPILLPLSSGDTGKTLRIEVKSEKKRIGIEGGALVGNYQAFLNQFVRSNLGDLILGSFMVLLGLIMLIPVLFIEKSHLLSWLALTFILISLGAMILTYSPLLYGLFSNCGSFFLVVYDVALFTLLPAMTFYFEQTVGSGYRQFIKHFRRFQAGYSLFGLGFMFLNLLSHNQLFDLYYFVSVKVLSFVVIAQIVLLVAGSVMYAVRGSRNALIFTSGFAVFGLTVLIETISFLVSNEKYEFHWWKWGVLGFALALIAVLCQKVAENHRQIVKYSKELEMFNHELQRSEKMEIISELAASVAHEVRNPLQVTRGFLQLLQEKSANKEKEYLTLALKELDRASGIITDFLTFAKPELDHVQPLDLAEEFRHIEGILIPLANLQGSKIISTIPRGLYVQGNSSKFKQAFINIVKNSIEALQEEGRVRIWAYAENNEVVIHIQDNGEGMEPNVIARLGEPYFSNKTKGTGLGLMVTFRIIEAMRGKIQFKSQKGAGTEAIIRFPETNGHEP, encoded by the coding sequence ATGAAGTGGGCGGCTAAAAAAGTCATCCTGATGTTGCTAATGATCGTATGTATGGCGTTATGTTTCCCTTTTACCGGGCGGGCTGCTCCGGACGAGCCAAGACGGCTTGATGCGGGATGGGAAATCAAATGGAGATACACAGATCCTTTGGATATGGAAAAAAATAATGAAGGATGGAAAAGGATTATTTCCCTGCAAAACTTGCCTTCAAGGGAAAATGGCGCCAAGGAGATCTGGTACAGGATCGTGGTGCCGAGGCTAGAGTCCGGAGCTTCCGCATTGCTCTTGAAAAAAGTTTACGGACAGCATATTTTGATTTATTTGGATGAAGACAAAATTTATGATCAAAACCGCAGCTATTTGTATAACAGAAGCCCAATCCTGCTTCCGCTTAGCTCTGGTGATACAGGAAAAACGCTGCGTATTGAAGTCAAATCTGAAAAAAAACGAATCGGTATCGAAGGCGGGGCGCTTGTTGGAAATTATCAGGCGTTTCTTAACCAATTCGTCAGATCGAATCTGGGCGACCTGATTTTGGGGAGCTTCATGGTTCTCCTTGGACTGATCATGCTGATTCCCGTTTTGTTTATCGAAAAAAGTCATCTGCTCAGCTGGCTGGCACTTACCTTCATCCTGATTTCGCTGGGAGCTATGATTTTGACGTATTCGCCGCTTTTATACGGTCTTTTCAGCAATTGCGGCTCATTTTTCCTGGTTGTCTATGATGTGGCCCTTTTCACGCTGCTCCCTGCCATGACTTTTTACTTTGAACAAACCGTCGGTTCTGGATACCGGCAGTTTATCAAGCATTTCCGCAGGTTTCAGGCCGGCTATTCCCTGTTTGGTCTTGGCTTTATGTTTCTGAATTTGTTATCCCACAACCAATTGTTTGATTTGTATTATTTCGTTTCCGTCAAAGTGCTGAGTTTTGTGGTCATCGCCCAAATTGTTTTGCTTGTCGCCGGCTCAGTTATGTACGCGGTACGGGGAAGTCGGAATGCCCTGATTTTCACATCGGGATTTGCCGTATTCGGATTGACGGTTTTGATCGAAACCATCAGCTTTCTGGTCAGCAACGAAAAATACGAGTTCCACTGGTGGAAATGGGGAGTTCTTGGATTTGCGCTTGCGCTCATTGCGGTTCTTTGTCAAAAAGTGGCGGAAAATCACCGGCAGATCGTCAAATATTCCAAGGAATTAGAGATGTTTAATCATGAACTGCAGCGGTCGGAAAAAATGGAAATCATCAGCGAGCTTGCAGCATCCGTTGCGCATGAGGTTCGTAATCCCCTGCAGGTGACAAGGGGCTTTTTACAGCTGCTGCAGGAAAAATCAGCGAATAAGGAAAAGGAATATCTTACGCTTGCTTTGAAGGAGTTGGACCGGGCTTCGGGCATTATCACCGATTTCCTTACCTTTGCCAAGCCGGAGCTTGATCATGTACAGCCATTAGACCTTGCGGAAGAATTCCGCCATATTGAAGGAATCCTGATTCCGCTTGCCAATCTGCAAGGAAGCAAAATAATATCAACGATTCCGAGAGGGTTGTATGTACAGGGGAATTCGTCCAAGTTCAAGCAGGCTTTCATCAATATTGTCAAAAACAGCATCGAGGCGCTTCAAGAAGAAGGACGGGTTCGCATTTGGGCTTATGCCGAAAATAATGAAGTCGTCATTCATATTCAAGACAACGGCGAGGGAATGGAACCGAATGTAATCGCCAGGCTTGGCGAACCCTATTTTTCAAACAAAACCAAAGGGACTGGGCTTGGACTCATGGTCACCTTCAGAATTATCGAAGCGATGAGAGGAAAAATCCAGTTCAAAAGTCAAAAGGGAGCAGGGACGGAAGCGATCATCCGGTTTCCGGAGACAAACGGCCACGAACCGTAA
- a CDS encoding GNAT family N-acetyltransferase: MDIRKVLPHELQEAADLSDYVFRQPDQQTMGKIFPCLFSPGISHSYAAFTAEGKMVSFMGMVPEIIRIGEARLYTFSLGSVCTHPDYRGRNLASRLLEECKQHAKRSGASLVFISGSRSLYTRSECRHFGRVESAAINQAAAAAIRSQAGGGWTVRNMVPEDTFAVSSLLSAAHVGYEQGPSQLLALLGAGAIPDIYRLDLQALVGIKDGKIQAFAVGAVHGEDRSTAASSEPSRAVEWAGDVQGCALLLAEMLGRFPAEQLIIPVPWQETELLGILKVSGADLTAGTNSGTVWLASVPALLSQCAPLLPGQTFRSNEESDHACYMTTTEGQEIKLDDAGLLSLLFDPESPDKPLLPEKFATIPLPYLSNLHFV, translated from the coding sequence ATGGACATCAGAAAAGTTTTGCCGCATGAGCTTCAAGAGGCCGCCGACTTGTCCGATTATGTATTCCGCCAGCCCGATCAGCAGACTATGGGCAAAATATTCCCATGCCTGTTTAGTCCCGGAATCAGCCATTCCTATGCCGCATTCACCGCGGAAGGCAAGATGGTCTCCTTTATGGGCATGGTGCCGGAGATCATCCGGATTGGAGAAGCGCGCCTTTATACATTCAGCCTTGGTTCCGTGTGCACACATCCGGATTACCGCGGCCGGAACCTCGCGAGCCGGCTGCTGGAAGAATGCAAGCAGCATGCCAAGCGTTCCGGAGCTTCGCTTGTTTTTATCTCCGGCAGCCGCTCCTTATATACCCGCTCGGAATGCAGGCATTTTGGAAGGGTCGAATCCGCTGCAATAAACCAAGCCGCAGCTGCAGCCATCCGCTCACAGGCCGGCGGCGGTTGGACCGTAAGAAACATGGTTCCTGAGGATACGTTTGCCGTATCCTCGCTGCTCTCCGCCGCTCATGTCGGGTACGAGCAAGGTCCCTCCCAGCTGCTTGCGCTGCTTGGCGCAGGGGCTATTCCCGATATTTATCGCCTTGATTTGCAAGCGCTTGTAGGGATCAAAGACGGGAAAATCCAGGCTTTTGCAGTCGGAGCCGTCCACGGAGAAGACCGCAGCACGGCGGCTTCAAGCGAACCTTCGCGCGCCGTGGAATGGGCAGGCGACGTTCAAGGCTGCGCGCTGCTGTTAGCCGAAATGCTGGGCAGATTTCCAGCGGAACAATTGATTATTCCCGTACCGTGGCAGGAAACCGAATTGCTTGGCATACTGAAAGTTTCCGGGGCTGATCTTACGGCCGGAACAAACAGCGGGACCGTATGGCTCGCGAGCGTCCCGGCGCTTTTGTCGCAATGCGCCCCGCTCCTTCCCGGCCAAACCTTTCGGTCAAACGAGGAATCGGATCATGCATGTTATATGACTACGACTGAAGGCCAAGAAATCAAACTGGATGATGCCGGATTGCTTTCCCTGCTCTTTGATCCGGAATCTCCGGATAAACCGCTGCTCCCGGAAAAATTCGCAACAATTCCTTTGCCTTATTTGTCGAACCTGCATTTTGTGTAA
- a CDS encoding RidA family protein, producing the protein MNKKIVQRHNPEIIAKPVGKYSHVTKISRNAEMYVFSGQIGTDQNGQIPADFNQQVTNTMKNIVDILASQHLTPDHVVKINIWAVEKIDWDHFYEVWDQVFGQTPPSMTIAYVKELGLPEIQIELDVWAAG; encoded by the coding sequence ATGAATAAAAAAATCGTTCAAAGACATAATCCTGAAATAATCGCAAAACCTGTCGGTAAATACAGCCATGTCACCAAAATAAGCAGAAATGCCGAGATGTATGTATTTTCGGGGCAAATCGGTACGGATCAAAACGGTCAGATTCCTGCCGATTTTAATCAGCAGGTCACAAATACAATGAAGAATATCGTCGATATTCTCGCTTCTCAACATTTGACTCCCGATCATGTGGTTAAAATCAATATTTGGGCTGTGGAAAAAATCGATTGGGATCATTTCTATGAAGTTTGGGACCAGGTATTCGGCCAGACTCCGCCTTCAATGACGATTGCTTACGTCAAAGAATTGGGTCTGCCTGAAATCCAGATCGAGCTCGATGTTTGGGCTGCAGGTTGA